A portion of the Tiliqua scincoides isolate rTilSci1 chromosome 3, rTilSci1.hap2, whole genome shotgun sequence genome contains these proteins:
- the LOC136645070 gene encoding P2Y purinoceptor 8-like has protein sequence MSQANDSSLEKSTLEMLQSHMLQVTLPALYAIVFSISIPLNSVSLWFLCRYSRPWTPIIVFSINLTISDLLYSMLLPFQIIYHLRKNNWIFSDSLCHAVTVLFYGNMHCSLLTMTGISIERYLGIVHPLRYKVMRPIRTSLLTCIVIWVLVLLPLLPLMQNKLTRPVEELNITTCFDILPKNMFNGTPHFIAYFGSLMFFFFVLPLFVMGFCYISIIRTLLHSSPTHLTETKKQTVYLVIVLLMLLILCYMPHIVVSVVHYILVFQGKTAYVEYKLAVAIQSFNCCFDPLVYYFGSKEFRRKVQRKLCRCVPVSLSDHTPIFSEHNVQIMPKQKEPKK, from the coding sequence ATGTCTCAGGCCAATGATTCAAGCCTTGAGAAGAGCACACTGGAGATGCTTCAAAGCCATATGCTCCAGGTCACTTTGCCTGCACTCTACGCCATTGTTTTCAGCATCAGCATCCCTCTGAATTCCGTTTCTTTGTGGTTCCTTTGTCGATACTCAAGGCCTTGGACTCCCATCATAGTGTTCTCCATTAATTTGACCATCTCAGACTTGCTCTACAGCATGCTCCTCCCTTTTCAAATAATCTATCACCTGCGGAAAAACAACTGGATTTTTAGCGACTCTCTGTGCCATGCTGTCACTGTTCTGTTCTATGGAAACATGCACTGTTCCCTTTTAACCATGACCGGTATCAGCATTGAGCGCTACCTGGGCATTGTTCACCCCCTGCGCTACAAAGTCATGAGACCCATTAGAACGTCTCTCCTGACCTGCATAGTCATTTGGGTCCTTGTTTTATTGCCACTCCTCCCCCTCATGCAGAACAAATTAACTCGTCCAGTAGAAGAGCTGAATATAACCACTTGCTTTGACATTTTGCCTAAAAATATGTTTAACGGGACACCCCATTTCATCGCTTACTTTGGATCCCTGATGTTCTTCTTCTTTGTACTACCTCTGTTCGTCATGGGATTTTGCTACATCTCGATCATCCGAACACTTCTTCATTCCTCCCCTACACATCTCACAGAAACAAAGAAGCAGACAGTCTATTTGGTCATAGTGTTGTTGATGCTGCTCATTCTTTGCTACATGCCTCACATTGTTGTATCGGTTGTCCATTACATCCTCGTTTTTCAAGGGAAGACAGCCTATGTGGAATATAAACTTGCAGTTGCAATACAAAGCTTCAATTGCTGCTTTGACCCATTGGTCTATTACTTTGGCTCCAAAGAGTTTCGGCGAAAGGTACAAAGGAAGCTTTGCAGATGTGTGCCTGTTAGTTTAAGTGACCATACCCCTATTTTTTCAGAACACAATGTGCAAATAATGCCCAAACAAAAGGAGCCAAAGAAATAG